From Azospirillum brasilense:
CGGAACGCCGGTGAGCGGCTAGGCTCCGCTGCGTCCGGCCGCCATGACGTAAGCGTCACGCGGACGGCCCGTCAAGCGCGGATACCATAGCCCAAACGGCGGGGAAACGCCCCATGTCTTCCTTGAACGCGTCTTCCTTTAACGCGTCTTCCTTTAACGCGTCTTCCTGCATCGCGCTGATCGTCGCCGCCGGCACCGGCCAGCGGTTCGGCGGCGAGCGGCCTAAGCAGTATCTTGATCTCGCCGGACAGCCCGTGCTGCGCCACACGGTCGAGGCCTTCCGGCGCCACCCCAAGGTGAGCGCGGTGCGCGTCGTCATCAATCCCGCCTTTCGCGATCTCTACGATACGGCCGTCGCGGGGCTGGACCTGCCCGAACCGGTGGCCGGCGGGACGTCCCGCCAGGATTCGGTGCGGAACGGGCTGGAGACGTTGGCCGACTCGGCGCCGGACCTCGTGCTGATCCACGACGCGGCCCGCCCGCTGATCGACGCCGACACCATCGACGCGGTGATTGCGGCGTTGGACACTCACCCCGCGGCGCTGGCTGCGGTGCCAGTCGCCGACACGCTGAAGCGCGGCAATGGCGGTCCGGACGGGAGGCTGGTGGCCGGCACGGTGGACCGCAGCGGCCTGTGGCGCGCCCAGACCCCGCAGGGCTTCCGCTTTCCCGAGATTCTGGCCGCGCATCGCGACGCCGCCGGGCTGGAGCTGACCGACGACGCGGCGGTCGCCGAACGCGCCG
This genomic window contains:
- a CDS encoding bifunctional 2-C-methyl-D-erythritol 4-phosphate cytidylyltransferase/2-C-methyl-D-erythritol 2,4-cyclodiphosphate synthase codes for the protein MSSLNASSFNASSFNASSCIALIVAAGTGQRFGGERPKQYLDLAGQPVLRHTVEAFRRHPKVSAVRVVINPAFRDLYDTAVAGLDLPEPVAGGTSRQDSVRNGLETLADSAPDLVLIHDAARPLIDADTIDAVIAALDTHPAALAAVPVADTLKRGNGGPDGRLVAGTVDRSGLWRAQTPQGFRFPEILAAHRDAAGLELTDDAAVAERAGLPVALVPAREENFKVTTPDDLTRATRALESALSDIRTGSGFDVHRFAEGDHVTLCGVRVPHTHRLDGHSDADVGLHALTDAILGALCAGDIGSHFPPSDPQWRGADSALFLKHAAELVTARGGRIAHVDVTIICERPKVGPHREAMTARVAEILGMPVDRVSVKATTTERLGFTGRGEGIAAQAMATVRLPG